A genomic segment from Streptomyces sp. NBC_01233 encodes:
- a CDS encoding polyprenol monophosphomannose synthase, which yields MSDGGQRTYGPLGTALVIIPTYNEAENIGLIVGRVRAAVPEAHILVADDNSPDGTGKLADELAVGDDHVHVLHRKGKEGLGAAYLAGFLWALDAGYGVIVEMDADGSHQPEELPRLLTALAGADLVLGSRWVPGGRVVNWPKSREILSRGGSTYSRLMLNVPIRDVTGGYRAFRRETLEGLGLDEVASAGYCFQVDLARRAVQKGFRVVEVPITFVEREFGDSKMSKDIVVEALWRVTQWGLKAQAAKLLGKDGGKDGGKDGGKGPAGPDPKR from the coding sequence GTGAGCGACGGCGGACAGCGGACCTACGGGCCGCTCGGTACGGCCTTGGTGATCATTCCGACCTACAACGAGGCGGAGAACATCGGGCTGATCGTCGGCCGCGTCCGCGCGGCGGTGCCCGAGGCCCACATCCTGGTCGCCGACGACAACAGCCCCGACGGCACCGGCAAGCTCGCCGACGAGCTCGCGGTCGGCGACGACCACGTGCACGTGCTGCACCGCAAGGGCAAGGAGGGGCTCGGCGCGGCCTATCTGGCGGGCTTCCTCTGGGCCCTGGACGCCGGCTACGGAGTGATCGTCGAGATGGACGCCGACGGTTCCCACCAGCCGGAGGAGCTGCCCCGCCTGCTCACCGCACTGGCAGGCGCCGACCTGGTCCTGGGCTCCCGCTGGGTGCCGGGCGGCCGCGTCGTCAACTGGCCCAAGAGCCGGGAGATCCTCTCGCGCGGCGGTTCGACGTACTCGCGGCTCATGCTCAACGTCCCGATCCGTGACGTGACCGGCGGCTACCGGGCCTTCCGCCGCGAGACCCTGGAGGGCCTGGGCCTGGACGAGGTGGCCTCCGCGGGCTACTGCTTCCAGGTCGACCTGGCCCGCAGGGCGGTGCAGAAGGGTTTCCGCGTGGTGGAGGTGCCCATCACGTTCGTCGAGCGCGAGTTCGGCGACAGCAAGATGAGCAAGGACATCGTGGTCGAGGCCCTGTGGCGGGTCACCCAGTGGGGCCTCAAGGCCCAGGCGGCCAAGCTGCTGGGCAAGGACGGTGGCAAGGACGGCGGCAAGGACGGCGGCAAGGGCCCGGCCGGGCCCGACCCGAAGCGCTGA
- the fxsA gene encoding FxsA family membrane protein — MTTGTGSLRPGTSTAPRRRSPARTFLPLAIAAWLILEVWLLTVVADVAGGLAVAALLAGAMVLGAVVIKRAGRRAFKNLADTFQQAQQGQQPAPQQPGRGNGLTMLAGLLLMMPGLLSDVAGLLLLLPPVRAWIGRRATRSLERKMASAPAGSFGDAFQQARIHYPDGKVVQGEVIREDRPGGPGGPETGHRPPLTP; from the coding sequence ATGACGACCGGCACTGGATCCCTGCGGCCGGGGACTTCGACGGCCCCCCGGCGGCGTTCGCCCGCCCGAACCTTCCTCCCCCTGGCGATCGCCGCCTGGCTGATCCTGGAGGTCTGGCTGCTCACCGTGGTCGCGGACGTGGCCGGCGGGCTGGCCGTCGCCGCGCTGCTCGCGGGCGCCATGGTGCTGGGCGCCGTGGTCATCAAGCGGGCCGGGCGGCGTGCCTTCAAGAACCTTGCGGACACCTTCCAGCAGGCCCAGCAGGGGCAGCAGCCCGCCCCGCAGCAGCCCGGCCGGGGCAACGGCCTCACGATGCTGGCGGGCCTGCTCCTGATGATGCCGGGTCTGCTCTCCGACGTGGCGGGTCTGCTCCTCCTGCTGCCGCCGGTCCGGGCCTGGATCGGCCGCCGCGCGACCCGCTCGCTGGAGCGGAAGATGGCCTCGGCCCCGGCCGGGAGCTTCGGCGACGCCTTCCAGCAGGCCCGTATCCACTACCCCGACGGCAAGGTCGTCCAGGGCGAGGTCATCCGAGAGGACCGGCCCGGCGGCCCGGGCGGCCCGGAGACGGGCCACCGCCCGCCCCTGACCCCGTAG